The DNA segment TCCCGGACGGAGGGGGTCGCGGAGAAGGTGTGGGCGACCGTCCCGGCAGCGGAGCTGTACGCGGCGACCGGGTTGCAGTACGCGCCCTTCAACACGCTGTATCAGCTGGCGGCGGCCCGGTCCTCGGCCCAACTGCGTTACGCGGGACGGCTGTTGCTCGTCCCGGACCTGTTGACGTACTGGCTCACCGGTGAGCAGGGCACCGAGCTCACCAACGCATCCACCACCCAGCTGATCGATCCCCGCACGCGCGACTGGGCGTACGGCATCACTGACCGGCTGGGCATCGACCTGGGCCTGTTCGCACCACTGCGGCAACCCGGCGACCCCGCGGGGGTGTTGCGCGACGAGGTGCTTCAGGAGACCGGGCTGAGCGGTCCGGTGCCGGTGACGGCGGTGGGGTCGCACGACACCGCGTCCGCCGTGGCCGCCGTTCCGGCCGAGGCCGGCGAGCGGTTCGCGTACATCTGCACCGGCACCTGGTCGCTGGCGGGGCTGGAGCTGGACGCGCCCGTGCTGACCGAGGGGAGCCGGGCCGCCAACTTCACCAATGAGCTGGGGCTGGACGGCACGGTCCGGTACCTGCGGAACATCATGGGGCTGTGGTTGCTCCAGGAGTGCGTACGGGCCTGGGGGGACCCCGACCTGGACGAGCTGCTGCGCGACGCGTCCGAGGTGCCGGCGCTGCGGTCGGTCGTGGACGCGGGGGACGCGGCGTTTCTGGCGCCGGGGCGGATGCCTGAGCGGATCGCCGAGGCGTGCCGCGCCTCGGGGCAGCCGGTGCCCGTCTCGCCCGCCGAGATCACGCGCTGCATCCTCGACTCGCTCGCCCTGGCCCACCGGCGTGCCATCAGGGACGCCGAGCGGCTGGCCGGCCATCCGGTCGACGTCGTGCATGTCGTCGGGGGCGGCACCCGCAACACCCTGCTGTGCCGGCTGACCGCCGACGCCTGCGGGCTGCCCGTTGTGGCCGGCCCGAGCGAGGCCGCCGCGCTCGGGAACGTCCTGGTCCAGGCGCGGACCCACGGGCTGGTCGGTGACCTCGCCGACGGGCGGCGCCTGCTCACCCGTACGCAGCCGCTGACCCGGTACGAGCCGCGGGGGGACGCGGCGCGCTGGAGCGAGGCGGAGGCGCGGCTCGTCCGGGGGTGACCGGCTCACCCGGGGCGGGCGGGGTCTCCCCTGCGCCGCGCTGCCGCATTACCCTGCACTCATCCGATGATCGATCGCAAGGAGCCGCGATGCGTGTCGCCCTGTTCCTGACCTGTGTCAACGACACGCTCTATCCGGACACCGGGCGCGCTGTGGTGAAACTGCTGACCAGGCTGGGCGTCGAGGTCGACTTCCCGATGGCCCAGACCTGCTGCGGACAGGCACACTACAACACCGGATACCGGCATGAGGCCGAGCCGCTCGCCCGGCATTTCTCCGATGTCTTCGGGGAGTACGAGGCGATCGTCACCCCGTCCGGATCGTGCGGGGCGATGGTGCGCGAGCTGTATCCGCGGATGGGTGAGCGGGCCCGGGCCGAGGGCCGCGGGGACACTCTCTCCGCGACCCTGGCGCCGGTGGTGCCGAAGACGTACGAGCTGACGGAGTTCCTGGTGGACGTGCTGGGTGTGACGGACGTGGGCGCCTACTACCCACACAGGGTGACGTACCACCCGACCTGTCACGGCCTGCGCGGGCTGGGGCTGGCCGACCGGCCCCGGCGGCTGCTGCAGGCCGTCAAGGGGCTGGAGTTGGCGGAGTTGCCGGGCGCGGACGAGTGCTGCGGATTCGGCGGGACCTTCGCGCTGAAGAACTCCGATGTCTCGGCGGCGATGGGCACGGACAAGGTGCGCAACGCCGAGTCGACGGGCGCCGAGGTGCTGTGCGCGGCCGACAACTCCTGTCTGATGCACATCGGCGGGACCATGGCACGGCTGCGGACGGGTATGCGGCCGGTGCACATTGCGGAGATCCTGGCGAGCACTGAGGAGGAGCCGGCGGCATGAGTGGAACGTATCTCGGGATGCCGGCGTTCCCGAAGGCCGCGCACGAGGCCGTGCACGACACGACCCTGCGCGCCAACCTGCGCCACGCCACGCACACCATCCGCGCCAAGCGGGCAGGCGCCGTCGCGGAGTTGTCCGACTGGGCGGCGCTTCGGGAGGCCGGGAAGCGGATCAAGGACCATACGCTGCGTCATCTCGACCGGTATCTCGTGCAGTTGGAGGAGTCGGTCACGGCGGCGGGCGGCACCGTCCACTGGGCCGCCGACGCCGACGAGGCCAACCGGATCGTGGCCGGCCTGGTCAAGGCGACCGGCGAGTCGGAGGTCGTCAAGGTCAAGTCGATGGCCACGCAGGAGATCGGGCTGAACGAGGCCCTGGAAGCGGAGGGTATCCGCGCGTACGAGACCGATCTCGCCGAGCTGATCGTGCAGTTGGGCAAGGACCGGCCCTCGCACATCCTCGTCCCGGCCATCCACCGCAACCGCGGTGAGATCCGGGACATCTTCCGGCGTGAGATGGGCGAGTGGGGCCGCCCGGCTCCGGAAGGCCTGACCGACACCCCCGCCGAACTCGCCGAGGCGGCCCGGCTGCACCTGCGCGAGAAGTTCCTGCGGGCCAAGGTGGGTGTCTCCGGCGCCAACTTCATGGTCGCCGAGACCGGCACGCTGGTCGTCGTGGAGTCCGAGGGCAACGGGCGGATGTGCCTGACCCTGCCCGAGACGCTGATCTCGGTCGTCGGCATCGAGAAGATCGTGCCCAGCTGGCGGGACCTGGAGGTGTTCCTGCAGACCCTCCCCGCTCCTCCACCGCGGAGCGCATGAACCCGTACACGTCCATGTGGACCGGGACGACGGACTCCGAGACGGCCGACGGGCCGAAGACCTTCCACCTGGTCCTCCTCGACAACGGCCGCACCGACACGCTCGCCGACGAGGTCGGCCGCCAGGCCCTGCGCTGCATCCGCTGCTCGGCGTGCCTCAACGTCTGCCCGGTCTACGAGCGGGCCGGCGGACACGCCTACGGTTCGGTCTACCCCGGGCCCATCGGTGCCATCCTCAGCCCCCAACTGCGCGGCGTGACAAGCGAGATCGACGCCTCGCTGCCGTATGCGTCGTCGCTGTGCGGTGCCTGCTACGAGGTGTGCCCGGTCGCCATCGACATCCCCGAGGTGCTGGTGCATCTGCGGGAACGGGTCGTTCAGGGCGGCCAGGTGACCTCCAACGGCAACAAGGTGGTCCTGAAGCCCGCGAAGGGGCATGCCGCCGAGCGGGCCGCGATGCGGGCGGCACGCTGGGCGTTCAGTCATCCGGGCGCCCTGCGCACCGGCCAGCGGCTCGCCGCACGCACCCGCCGCCTGCATCCACGCTCGCTGCCGGGGCCGGGCAAGGCGTGGAGCGGGACGCGGGAGCTGCCGGCGGTGCCCGCGGAGCCGTTCCGGGACTGGTGGCAGCGGACGCAGGGCGGAAAGGGCGGTGCCAAGTGAGCAGCAGGGAACGGATCCTGGGCCGGGTGCGACGCGCGCTGGCGGACGTACCGGGCACGCCCCGGGACGAGCCGCCGTACGAGGAGGCGGTTCCGCGGGACTATCTGCGTGAGCACGGGCAGCGGAGCGTCGCGGAGACGGTCGGTCTGCTGGCCGAGAACCTGGCGGACTACCGGGCGATCGTGCACCGCTGCACGGCCGCCGATCTCGCGGCGACGATCGCCGGGATGCTCGCGGCCCGGGGCGCGCGGACGGTGCTCGTGCCGCCGGGGCTGGAGCCAGGGTGGCTGGCGGCGTCCGACGCCGAGCGGATCCCGGACCGGACGGAGAGCACCCCCCACGAACTGGACCGGGTCGACAGCGTGGTCACGGCGTGCGCACTCGCCGTCGCCGAGACCGGCACCCTCGTCCTCGACGGCTCCCCCGACCAGGGCCGTCGCCGCATCACGCTCGTCCCCGATCACCACATCTGTGTCGTACGGGTCCCCGAGCAGGTCGTGTCGTCGGTCCCTCAGGCAATGGAACGCCTCGATCCCACCCGCCCGTTGACGTGGATCTCCGGCCCCTCGGCCACCAGCGACATCGAGCTGGACCGGGTGGAGGGGGTGCACGGCCCGCGCACGCTGGAGGTCGTCCTGGTCGGCGAGGACGCCGGCTGAAGGCATCGCGTCAGAGGTCGCGCTGCTCCAACGGCCGTACGGCGGGCCCCTGGACGACTCGGCCGTCGGGGTCGAAGCGGGAGCCGTGGCAGGGGCACTCCCAGGTCCGTTCCGCGCGGTTGAACGCGACCAGGCAGCCCAGGTGGGTGCACTTCGCGGAGACGGCGTGCACCTTTCCGTCGTCGTCGCGGTGGACGGCGCAGCGCTTGCCGGACACGTGGACGATGGCCCCTTCTCCGGGCGCGATGTCGTCCACCGAGCCGGTCGACGGGCCGGGGAGGTGGTGCAGCCGGTCGCCGACGAAGTGGCGGGCGACGTCGGTCTGGTGCTTGACGAAGTCCTTCCCCTCGCGGACGACGGACTTCACACGGCGCGGGTCGTAGAGGTCGCTCCACAGGTTCTCGCGACCGGTGATCAGGTCGCAGAGCAGGCGGCCCGTCATGATGCCGCCGCTGAGTCCCCAGCCGCCGAAGCCGGTGGCCACGTGGACATGGCGGCTCGCGGGGTGCAGGGGGCCGACGAGCGGGACGGAGTCGGTGGAGTCGTTGTCCTGCGTGGCCCAGCGGTGGGTGAAGGTGAGGTCGCCGAAGCGCTCCACCGCCCAGCTCGTCAGCGCCTCGAAGCGCGCCTCGACATCGCCGCCCGCGCCCGGGGTGAAGTGCTCGCCGGTGGCGATGAGCAGGCGTTTTCCGTCCCTGTAAGGGGCCGTGCGGACCGAGCGGGTGTTCTGCTCGGGCGTGATGTACATGCCGGTGGGTGCCTTGGCCGCGTCGATGGGGGCCGTGACGGCCAGTTCCCGCCGGGGCGTCAGGCGGGTGAACAGCAGCGCCCGGTCGAAGATCGGGTAGTGGGTGGCGACCACGACGGTGCCGGCCGTCACCTTCACACCGTTCTCGGTCGTCAGCACGCACGGCTCGCCCTCGGAGAGACCCACCACGCGTGTGTGCTCGTACACCTTCCCGCCGAGGCGTTCGAGGTCGGCGGCCAGCGCCAGCAGGTACTTGCGTGGATGGAACTGCGCCTGCCCCTCGACACGCACGGCGCCGGCCACCGGAAACGGCAGTTCCGTCCCGGTCACGTACTCGGCGCGCAGGCCCGCCTCCCGGGCGGCGTCGGCCTCGGCCCGCAGTTCGTCGGTGCGGTCGCCGTCCTCGGCGTAGGTGTAGGCCGCCGTCTCCTCCCATTCGCAGTCGATGCCGAGCTCGTCGACGACCTCGGCGGCGTGCCGGATCGCGTCCGTCTGCGAGGTCGCGTACAGGCGGGCGTCGTCCTTGCCCCGGGTGCGGCGGAGCCGGTCGTAGATCAGGGTGTGCTGGGCGGACAGCTTGGCGGTGGTGTGTCCCGTGACGCCGGCGGCGATCCGGTCCGCCTCCAGCAGGGCGACGCCGTGGCCCCGCCTGGCCAGCTCCCAGGCCGTGGAGATCCCGGCGATCCCCGCGCCCACGACGGCGACGTCGACCGTGAGGTCACCGTCCGGCGGGGGCGCGAGGTCGCCGGGCGGTGCCGTCTCGATCCAGTACGACGTGTGGGTGCGGGTCGGCTCGTCCATGCCGGCCGGGTTCCCCCCAATCGGACCCGCCACACGACGGACCCTGGTCAGGCGAGGGTGGCGGTCACCTGGTAGCGGCCGGAGGGCAGCCGGTAGCTCGACGTACCGTCCTCGAAGCCCAGGTACTCGACGCCCGTCACCCGGGCCAGAGGGGTCCTGCCCTCGCGCACCGAGGCCGGGTCGGACGTGGGGATGTGCAGGGTCGCCGTACTGTTCACGGGGACCACGGCCCGGTAGGCCAGCCTCCGGCCCTCCGTCCGCCACTCGCTGACGATCTCCCCGTACGGAGAGTGGTGCGAGCCGGCGACCTGCGTGATCCGCCCGGTCGGGTCGAGGTGCGGGCGCAGGAAAAAGTGCCGGAAGCCCGGGTGGGCCGGGTCCTTCGCGATGCCCGCCATGCTCTCGTACATCCACTCCATGATCGCGCCGTAGGAGTAGTGGTTGAACGAGTTCATGTCGACCGGGCCGAAGCCGTCCTCCTTCGAGTACGAGTTCCAGCGCTCCCAGATGGTGGTCGCGCCGTTGCGCACCGAGTACAGCCAGGACGGCATGGCGTCCTGGTGGAGCAGCTTGTACGCGAGGTCTACGTGGCCCTCGTCGGTGAGCACGGGGGCGAGGACGTTCACGCCGAGGAAGCCGACGGACAGGGTGTTCTCGGCGTACTTCACGCGAGTGCTGTCGGGGTGGGCCTCCTTGTAGGCCTCGTCGTTGCCGATGTTCTCGGCGAGCAGCGTGACCAGTTGGCGGCGCTGGGCCTCGGTGTCGTAGAAGCCGAGTTTGAGGACCCACAGCAGGGCGGTCTGCGTGTCGTCCTCGGTCCGGCCGCCCGTGGGAG comes from the Streptomyces sp. NBC_00443 genome and includes:
- a CDS encoding FAD-dependent oxidoreductase → MDEPTRTHTSYWIETAPPGDLAPPPDGDLTVDVAVVGAGIAGISTAWELARRGHGVALLEADRIAAGVTGHTTAKLSAQHTLIYDRLRRTRGKDDARLYATSQTDAIRHAAEVVDELGIDCEWEETAAYTYAEDGDRTDELRAEADAAREAGLRAEYVTGTELPFPVAGAVRVEGQAQFHPRKYLLALAADLERLGGKVYEHTRVVGLSEGEPCVLTTENGVKVTAGTVVVATHYPIFDRALLFTRLTPRRELAVTAPIDAAKAPTGMYITPEQNTRSVRTAPYRDGKRLLIATGEHFTPGAGGDVEARFEALTSWAVERFGDLTFTHRWATQDNDSTDSVPLVGPLHPASRHVHVATGFGGWGLSGGIMTGRLLCDLITGRENLWSDLYDPRRVKSVVREGKDFVKHQTDVARHFVGDRLHHLPGPSTGSVDDIAPGEGAIVHVSGKRCAVHRDDDGKVHAVSAKCTHLGCLVAFNRAERTWECPCHGSRFDPDGRVVQGPAVRPLEQRDL
- a CDS encoding (Fe-S)-binding protein, which codes for MRVALFLTCVNDTLYPDTGRAVVKLLTRLGVEVDFPMAQTCCGQAHYNTGYRHEAEPLARHFSDVFGEYEAIVTPSGSCGAMVRELYPRMGERARAEGRGDTLSATLAPVVPKTYELTEFLVDVLGVTDVGAYYPHRVTYHPTCHGLRGLGLADRPRRLLQAVKGLELAELPGADECCGFGGTFALKNSDVSAAMGTDKVRNAESTGAEVLCAADNSCLMHIGGTMARLRTGMRPVHIAEILASTEEEPAA
- a CDS encoding LutC/YkgG family protein — its product is MSSRERILGRVRRALADVPGTPRDEPPYEEAVPRDYLREHGQRSVAETVGLLAENLADYRAIVHRCTAADLAATIAGMLAARGARTVLVPPGLEPGWLAASDAERIPDRTESTPHELDRVDSVVTACALAVAETGTLVLDGSPDQGRRRITLVPDHHICVVRVPEQVVSSVPQAMERLDPTRPLTWISGPSATSDIELDRVEGVHGPRTLEVVLVGEDAG
- a CDS encoding rhamnulokinase encodes the protein MSASVKSYAAVDLGASSGRVMVGHVGPDRLELTEAHRFANRPVRVPEGLRWDVLALYAGVLAGLRAAGQVDSVGIDSWAVDYGLLDADGALLGNPVHYRDSRTEGVAEKVWATVPAAELYAATGLQYAPFNTLYQLAAARSSAQLRYAGRLLLVPDLLTYWLTGEQGTELTNASTTQLIDPRTRDWAYGITDRLGIDLGLFAPLRQPGDPAGVLRDEVLQETGLSGPVPVTAVGSHDTASAVAAVPAEAGERFAYICTGTWSLAGLELDAPVLTEGSRAANFTNELGLDGTVRYLRNIMGLWLLQECVRAWGDPDLDELLRDASEVPALRSVVDAGDAAFLAPGRMPERIAEACRASGQPVPVSPAEITRCILDSLALAHRRAIRDAERLAGHPVDVVHVVGGGTRNTLLCRLTADACGLPVVAGPSEAAALGNVLVQARTHGLVGDLADGRRLLTRTQPLTRYEPRGDAARWSEAEARLVRG